GGCGCTCCCGAACGAGCTAACTTAAGCTTGAGTGCGGTTTATAAAACGCAGGCAAATCCTTCGGTGTTATTAGACAATCCGTCTGTTAACACAAAGATTCCGGTTGAAGTTTACGTAGATTTGGAAGGTGAATTAGCACATCCCGAACTTAGCTTTAACATTGACTTTCCGCGTGTAAGTTCAACCCTAAAGAGTGAATTGCAATACAAATTGCAAAATCAGGAGCAGATGCAGAACCAAGCTCTCTTTTTATTGGCCTCCAATTCGTTTGTCAGTGAAAATTATGCGGGTTCAAATGCTTTTGCAGGCACGGTTGCCGACAGAGTTTCTGGCTTGGTAAATAACTTATTTGCAGATCAAGATGGTAAATTTCGCGTAGGTTTAGATTATTCAATCGGAAATAAAAGTCCCAATCAAGAAACTGCAGATCGTTTTGGAATCACTCTTTCCACACAAATCAATGAGCGTATTTTAATAAACGGAAAGGTTGGAGTGCCGGTAGGTGGCGCAAATGAAACTTCGGTTGCAGGAGACATTGAAGTGCAATGGTTAATAAATGAAGATGGTAGTTTGCGAATGAAATTTTTTAATCGCCAAGCCGATTTGCAATTTATTGGTGAAGATCAAATATTTGAGCAAGGGACCGGGATTTCATATTCTGTAGATTTTAATACATTTCAGGAACTATACAGAAAACTATTTAATAAAAAAGTAACCGTAGAAACCGAGCTGCCTGTAATTCCGGACGATAATAGTTATCCAGTAGATTTTAAACCACAAGGTATAAATACGGAAGATGAAGAATAGCTATTTTATGCACTTCTAACTAGCATTATTTTTTTGAAAAAACAATTTTAAAGAGTGTCCGAAACCTGTAAACCGTAAAGTCTTTCGGCCAACGTTGCATCTAGCACAAACGGATTTGGTTTCCCCGATTGGTAAGATGCAATGCTATGGGTTCGCTCCAGCTCTAAAGCATCTACAGGATCTTGCTTATGCCAAATTAATAGAGTTTCTCGTTGCAATTCAAAAAATGACGCATCGGCTAAATTAGCCTCTTCTCGGTACATTGTATAAAAGTAAAATACAGCTCGTGCCACATTGCCCTTAAAATTGTCCCGTGGTTCAAATTTGCCATTTCCCTCTTTTGCACAAATGGCATCCGTTTTGTCGGGTTTAGATTTGTATTTTTCGTGAGCAGTGTACCAAACATCGCATTCAGTATCTTGTACATTGCCAAACGGATGATTGTACCTAGAAACATTTACGCCCAGCCGCACGGGAAATAAATGGTGCATATCGCTTTTTGCGTTGCCACTACTGGCGCCTTTACTCTTAGGATAGCTGTGCTCAGCAATTATACTATTGAATACATTAAGTTTTAATAACTGTAAAACAGGCTTTTTTTCACTTTTAGAAAGTGGCAATTTGTATCCAGAATACATACAGCTTACAGAATCGTTTATGTTGTAAATTTGAGTGTACATAACCGCTCGGGCTTCGTCATAATTTAAAACCTGCTTTGGTTTATAATTTTCAACTAAGTTTTTTAACGGAATTGTATCCGAGGCAACAGCAACGGTTTTAAATACTGAAATTTTCTTTGTAAAAACTACTGAATCTACATCACACCTAAAACTTACATTATACTTGCAACACGCAGCCAGTGCTACGTTTCCGAAGAATAGGAAAGAAAATAATAGTAAGGGAATTTTATAAAGGGGTTTACTTTTCTTCAATTTGTAATTTTAAAAAACCTTTAAAAGGGCATCTAATTCTGAAGGACCTTTTAATTTTTTCTTTTTTAAACTTTTTTTCATCGCTACGGTAACCTGATCTAAAGTGGCATAAAACTGACGAATAAAAAATTCAAGCTCTGCTTTTCTATTCGCCATAGATTCGCGTTCATTTACCGAATATCTTTCTAGTAATGCTGAAACATCGCGTTCTTCCTGAGCGCGAAGTTGTTTTACATCATTAAAATTTATGTGCTGTTTTGCTTCAACAACAATGTGTTTGGCTTCTAATTCTTCAAAAATCTTTTTATACGCAGCAACTAATTCTGGCGCATCTTCAATAAAAATACCATTGTTGGTATCCATCATATAACTTCTAAATTCTGCATTCGCCGATCCTATGTAAATTGCGTCACCAAAAATTATAACTTTGGTATGAAGTGAAAATGAACTTATTTCTTCTTTAACGCTGCTCTGGTTTAAAAAATTGTCTATAACTTCTTGGGTTAACCTGTCTTTGTTGTATTCATAGTATTGAAACCTATCGGTATTGAACTCATTATTTTTTTGAAGTAAATATTGCATTTGTCTTCTTCCAATAAAATTTATAGGTGTTAAATCTGTAGTGCCAATAGAATTGGTATAAATTTTAAGCGTAACGTTGGGGCAGATGTTGCTGTTCATAAGTTTGTTCATTTCCTGAACTACCCCTTCAGTGGGCGAAAAATAACCTTGATGAATAATAACCTCTACGGGCTTATTTGTAACATTGCTCTTAGCGCATGCGGCTTGAAAGGCGTCTTCCCATAATTTTTGAATCATTTTTCCATGTTCAATTTCTTGGTCATATTCAGAGCCAAATTTTCT
This region of Aequorivita marisscotiae genomic DNA includes:
- a CDS encoding endonuclease I family protein — protein: MKKSKPLYKIPLLLFSFLFFGNVALAACCKYNVSFRCDVDSVVFTKKISVFKTVAVASDTIPLKNLVENYKPKQVLNYDEARAVMYTQIYNINDSVSCMYSGYKLPLSKSEKKPVLQLLKLNVFNSIIAEHSYPKSKGASSGNAKSDMHHLFPVRLGVNVSRYNHPFGNVQDTECDVWYTAHEKYKSKPDKTDAICAKEGNGKFEPRDNFKGNVARAVFYFYTMYREEANLADASFFELQRETLLIWHKQDPVDALELERTHSIASYQSGKPNPFVLDATLAERLYGLQVSDTL